Genomic window (Culex pipiens pallens isolate TS chromosome 3, TS_CPP_V2, whole genome shotgun sequence):
AAATGTAACTacatatttacaaaaataaatcaagagagagagagagagagagagaggaactCTTCCAACTCACAGCGAATCGTCGTCGCTGTCGCTCGGTACTTCCGGCACAACGCCGCTGTCATCTTCCAGGCTAGTTCCGCCGCCGTGCTTCCCAAACGCAGCTCTATCTCGGCTTCGTCCTCCTGCAGCAGCTCGGTCAGCACTTCGACGATATTGCGCGATTCTTGCAGCATCTGTTTAGACGTGCTGAGTTCCTCCTTGAGCGACGAAAGCTGCTCGTACAGGTCCATGTTCTCCGAGAGGGATTCCTGGAGGGCGGCGCGTCGCTTCTCGGCCAGCACCTCCCAGTACTGCTGGCTGGGACCTTCGGCCGAGGTCAGGTCCTCCTCGGTGATGGTAGGTTTCGAGCCGAACGCCTTCTCCGGTGATGTCTGGCTCGACTGCGACCGCCTTCAAGGCCAACAGCCACCGCCTCCACCTCGGAAGTCAATTTTCACGCACTTTCCTCATCACCAGGAAACAAACAAACCGGCACAGCGTGGACCGTACATCGATTTCGAAGCGAACCTTTCCGGAAAGGATTTAACCGGCGTTTAATATGACGTTCCGACGACGATTCCgcgattaaacaaaaaaaaaacatggtttgACATTTCGAGCTGGCAGTTCTCGCTGTCAAAACCGAGGCGAGAAAGAGAAAAACGATCATGGCGGCCGCTGTCACGCTGGTAGTAAGcgattcaaaaaatgtatgggggaaatcaatttaaattcaatatttccCAAATTAAAGACCGGTTAGGGATGAAATTTGACCTGGTgaaagctaatttttttttgaac
Coding sequences:
- the LOC120413967 gene encoding geminin-like; the protein is MALFVWWRSQSSQTSPEKAFGSKPTITEEDLTSAEGPSQQYWEVLAEKRRAALQESLSENMDLYEQLSSLKEELSTSKQMLQESRNIVEVLTELLQEDEAEIELRLGSTAAELAWKMTAALCRKYRATATTIR